A single Sporosarcina sp. FSL W8-0480 DNA region contains:
- a CDS encoding dynamin family protein, which produces MIETEIREGKNSMSQNLQQADVLQQVAIYGQLFKENHDEDRVKKAASLAHKVIDEEFVIGFAGHFSAGKSSMINALTGDDLLPSSPIPTSANIVKVKKTDSEYAIIHRTDGTVYKFEGHGFSPAIKSFSKDGAEISLVEIGHPSSKLPEAITVMDTPGVDSTDDAHRLSTESALHLADLVFYTMDYNHVQSELNFKFTKELLRYNPNVYLIINQIDKHRESELPFEAFKKSVEDSFSLWGVEPKGIFYTSLRNKELPHNDFEKVKKIVEGSMENWKEHFLKNTELSLLKLKEEHLNYLETEKEERKQTYSEIVSEEEWGQLDELSAEVKELTKRAALLMGDEFYAVFERERNELLRNASVSPFETRELLKEYLESKSSRFKVGFLFGAKKTAEEREKRKNALTANLSKLIHTQIEVHLKALMKKVLKDAGFMTDERSIEIDEMDLTVPFEEIDAYLNVSDVLTGDTVLNMAEQMKSAIQQVIRKRTDEWKKEMSTIAESIGNEQSESLFSIIRSLEQKLAAISQVEEINKKLSTLNDNVTTPPAILKENSRHLLAQWEKKSDIKLIDLDEVEVAENEVVAESPKLEEQTEAETVSTTTDASQVIDHALHIAEAVKDIPGFMETANYLRNKSNRLSEQEFTVALFGAFSAGKSSFSNALIGDRILPVSPNPTTAAINRIRPLSAGKEDRTADVHLKSVDQMTEDVAFSFDKLGVPITTLEEAFRKSEEVLKRELEDESLHIHKTFIRAFEKGYPVYKGKLGKTVNVEESEFTRFVAEEERSCFVDSIDLFIDCALTRQGITLVDTPGADSINARHTDVAFDYIRNADAILFITYYNHAFARADREFLIQLGRVKDAFELDKMFFVVNAIDLASNDEEAEAVKSFVEQELTSFGIRHPRVHGISSLQALEAKLTGQQDSSMNEFESHFERFLKEDLKGLAVQALLEEAEKTVNRLATLIERTEMNQSRKAERMLELDRFEQEIRAHFSHGFAEVIRKASTNELNELVYYILQRVFLRFGDFFKEGYSPSTFANYPAEKALAMSLSETVQMVGFDLTQELKVTNLRMLNFMNKQLKERQRSEVRFLGEKDASISPSPYETEDKEMLSFATPFENPMVYKDVNRLFKNQKSFFERGDRLVLRDQLEERLKQDASIYLGKEKERLEVWAEQWIEAEAEGLRLHLLQQSIQQIASERSLLQDTEQLDEWRTVYEKNR; this is translated from the coding sequence ATGATAGAAACAGAAATTAGGGAAGGAAAGAATTCAATGTCACAAAATTTACAACAAGCAGATGTTTTACAGCAGGTGGCAATTTACGGTCAATTGTTTAAAGAAAATCATGATGAAGACCGTGTGAAGAAAGCAGCATCATTAGCACATAAAGTAATAGATGAGGAATTTGTCATCGGTTTTGCAGGTCATTTTTCTGCTGGGAAATCATCAATGATCAATGCCCTGACTGGGGACGATTTATTGCCATCCAGTCCAATTCCGACGAGCGCCAATATCGTTAAGGTGAAAAAGACAGATAGTGAGTATGCAATTATCCATAGAACTGACGGTACTGTATATAAATTCGAAGGGCATGGTTTTTCGCCGGCGATTAAGTCTTTCAGTAAAGATGGTGCCGAAATCTCCCTTGTTGAAATAGGACATCCCTCGTCAAAATTACCTGAAGCTATAACTGTGATGGATACGCCGGGCGTCGATTCAACGGACGATGCACATCGCCTATCGACCGAATCGGCATTACATCTTGCGGATCTTGTTTTTTATACGATGGACTATAATCATGTACAGTCTGAACTGAATTTCAAGTTTACGAAAGAACTATTGCGTTATAATCCGAATGTCTATTTGATCATTAACCAAATTGATAAGCATCGGGAAAGCGAATTGCCATTTGAGGCGTTCAAAAAGTCGGTTGAAGACTCTTTTAGTCTATGGGGAGTCGAACCGAAAGGTATTTTTTACACATCCCTACGTAATAAAGAGCTTCCACATAATGATTTTGAAAAGGTTAAAAAGATTGTAGAAGGATCAATGGAAAACTGGAAAGAGCATTTCTTGAAAAACACGGAACTTTCTCTATTAAAGTTGAAAGAAGAGCATTTGAACTATCTTGAAACAGAAAAAGAAGAACGTAAACAGACTTATTCAGAAATCGTTTCTGAAGAGGAATGGGGGCAACTTGACGAACTATCGGCAGAAGTGAAAGAGTTGACAAAGCGTGCAGCCCTTCTGATGGGTGATGAATTTTATGCCGTTTTTGAAAGGGAACGAAATGAGTTATTGCGAAACGCGTCCGTCAGTCCTTTTGAAACTAGAGAATTGCTGAAGGAGTATCTTGAATCGAAATCTTCCAGATTTAAGGTCGGTTTCTTATTTGGAGCTAAAAAAACAGCGGAAGAAAGAGAAAAAAGAAAGAATGCCCTGACGGCTAATTTATCCAAACTTATACATACGCAAATTGAAGTGCATTTGAAGGCTTTAATGAAAAAAGTGCTGAAAGATGCTGGATTCATGACCGATGAGCGGTCAATTGAAATAGATGAAATGGACTTGACTGTCCCATTTGAGGAAATTGATGCCTATTTGAATGTTTCCGATGTCCTGACAGGTGATACAGTTCTAAATATGGCGGAACAGATGAAGTCAGCCATCCAACAAGTCATCCGGAAACGGACGGATGAATGGAAAAAAGAAATGTCGACCATCGCCGAATCAATTGGAAATGAACAATCAGAATCGCTGTTTTCAATTATTCGTTCACTTGAACAAAAACTTGCCGCCATTTCGCAAGTTGAAGAGATTAACAAAAAACTGTCTACTCTCAACGATAACGTTACAACCCCACCAGCCATCTTGAAGGAAAATAGCCGTCATCTCCTTGCGCAATGGGAAAAGAAATCTGATATTAAGCTTATCGATCTTGATGAAGTTGAAGTAGCGGAAAATGAGGTTGTTGCTGAGTCGCCTAAGTTAGAAGAACAAACAGAAGCGGAAACGGTGTCTACTACAACTGATGCAAGTCAAGTGATTGATCATGCATTGCATATTGCGGAAGCGGTAAAAGATATTCCGGGCTTTATGGAAACTGCCAATTATTTGCGGAATAAATCTAACCGACTTTCCGAGCAGGAATTTACAGTAGCGTTATTCGGTGCATTTAGTGCAGGAAAATCCTCATTTTCAAATGCATTGATCGGTGACCGTATTTTACCTGTCTCTCCAAATCCTACGACGGCTGCCATTAATAGAATTCGGCCATTATCCGCGGGTAAAGAGGATCGAACGGCTGATGTCCATTTGAAATCAGTCGATCAGATGACAGAGGACGTTGCGTTTTCGTTCGATAAATTAGGTGTTCCGATTACAACACTTGAAGAAGCGTTTAGGAAATCTGAGGAAGTGTTAAAAAGGGAGTTGGAGGATGAAAGCCTTCATATTCATAAAACTTTCATCCGGGCATTCGAAAAGGGATATCCTGTCTACAAGGGGAAACTTGGAAAAACCGTGAATGTAGAGGAAAGTGAATTTACCCGATTTGTAGCGGAAGAAGAACGTAGCTGCTTCGTAGACTCGATTGATCTATTCATCGATTGTGCATTGACAAGGCAAGGGATTACTCTTGTTGATACACCAGGGGCTGATTCGATCAATGCAAGGCATACAGACGTCGCTTTCGATTACATTAGAAATGCGGATGCAATTCTTTTCATCACATATTATAACCACGCTTTTGCAAGGGCAGACCGTGAGTTCCTTATTCAACTTGGACGGGTGAAAGACGCTTTCGAATTGGACAAAATGTTCTTTGTCGTCAATGCAATCGACCTCGCCTCAAATGATGAGGAAGCAGAAGCTGTAAAATCATTTGTTGAACAGGAATTGACATCATTCGGAATCCGTCATCCACGTGTTCACGGAATTTCGAGCTTGCAAGCGTTGGAAGCCAAACTTACAGGTCAACAAGATTCTTCCATGAACGAATTTGAAAGCCATTTTGAGCGTTTCTTGAAAGAGGATTTAAAGGGCCTTGCTGTCCAGGCGCTCCTTGAAGAGGCTGAAAAAACGGTTAACCGTCTTGCGACATTGATTGAAAGAACGGAAATGAACCAATCCCGAAAAGCGGAACGTATGCTTGAGTTAGACCGATTTGAACAGGAAATTCGTGCTCACTTCTCACATGGATTTGCGGAAGTTATTCGGAAGGCATCTACCAATGAGTTGAATGAGTTGGTTTACTATATTTTACAGCGTGTATTCTTGCGATTCGGGGACTTTTTCAAGGAAGGCTATAGTCCATCTACTTTCGCGAACTATCCTGCTGAAAAGGCATTGGCCATGTCTCTATCAGAAACCGTACAAATGGTTGGCTTTGACTTGACGCAAGAATTGAAGGTCACGAACTTACGCATGCTTAACTTTATGAATAAACAATTGAAAGAGCGGCAGCGTTCGGAAGTCCGATTCTTAGGTGAAAAAGATGCCTCCATTTCACCTTCGCCATATGAGACGGAAGATAAAGAGATGCTATCATTTGCAACGCCTTTTGAAAATCCAATGGTGTATAAAGATGTTAACCGGCTATTTAAAAACCAGAAATCGTTTTTCGAAAGAGGAGATCGGTTGGTTTTAAGAGATCAACTTGAAGAACGTTTGAAGCAGGATGCTTCAATCTATTTAGGGAAAGAGAAAGAGCGACTTGAAGTGTGGGCTGAACAATGGATTGAAGCAGAAGCAGAAGGGTTACGACTTCATTTGTTGCAACAAAGTATTCAGCAAATCGCATCAGAGCGTTCTCTATTGCAAGATACGGAACAATTGGATGAATGGCGTACAGTTTACGAAAAAAATCGTTAA
- a CDS encoding sulfurtransferase, with protein sequence MGNVFKSINDIAVDGVKWIDARYSLQDENLGKKKFEEGHIKDAVYWDLGKDLSDLKLKSGRHPLPDKDDLTSLFRKSGLELDDLILVYDDGGAPFATRAWWILQYAGFKNSFISLEGFDQLQALGVPVSDELTRPEPSKVVPEWNESIFASRQFVEKTVAGETNNVLVDARSAERYRGEVEPIDPIAGHIPKALNFDWERLKKDGVYDLGSDVKDQLSKVVNQEDEITVYCGSGVTATPLYAMLKHNGYDHVKLYVGSFSDWISRDSIEVEKG encoded by the coding sequence ATGGGAAATGTTTTTAAATCGATCAACGACATTGCGGTCGATGGGGTTAAATGGATTGATGCACGTTATTCATTGCAAGACGAAAATTTGGGGAAAAAGAAATTCGAAGAAGGGCATATTAAAGATGCGGTCTATTGGGATCTTGGAAAGGACCTATCCGATTTGAAATTGAAATCGGGTAGACATCCTTTGCCGGATAAAGATGATTTGACGTCTTTATTCAGGAAAAGTGGACTTGAATTAGACGATCTTATACTCGTCTATGACGATGGGGGAGCACCTTTTGCAACGAGGGCCTGGTGGATTCTTCAATATGCCGGCTTTAAGAATTCATTCATCTCTCTTGAAGGTTTCGATCAGTTACAAGCATTAGGTGTCCCGGTTTCCGATGAACTCACAAGGCCAGAGCCTTCGAAAGTCGTCCCGGAATGGAATGAATCGATTTTCGCCTCACGCCAATTCGTTGAAAAGACCGTTGCTGGAGAAACGAACAATGTACTTGTAGATGCACGGTCTGCGGAAAGGTATCGCGGGGAAGTGGAACCGATCGACCCGATTGCAGGGCATATTCCTAAGGCATTGAATTTCGACTGGGAACGACTCAAGAAAGATGGAGTCTATGACCTCGGAAGTGACGTGAAAGATCAACTTTCAAAAGTAGTTAATCAGGAAGACGAAATTACCGTCTATTGCGGCAGCGGGGTTACGGCTACTCCGTTATACGCCATGCTGAAACATAATGGATATGATCATGTAAAACTGTATGTTGGAAGTTTCAGCGATTGGATTTCGAGAGATTCTATAGAAGTAGAAAAAGGTTGA
- a CDS encoding metallophosphoesterase family protein, whose protein sequence is MQYAIIGDIHSSKVDLEKVLNHINKQASDAVLIGTGDLFECTISKRYITEHKYSSLSEVMLIPDGFVELLTFPSVAGNQEERILLITETDDALLQKLSEMPEKIELEEAEVIHGHQWTWGGEPWALLKAETVRPLTFYGHSHKSGLTQSGKEEDVQFEHPYKIGEGQTLVNVGAVVNDREWVLYDSTHNTVTFMKAE, encoded by the coding sequence ATGCAATACGCGATTATCGGGGATATCCATTCCTCTAAAGTAGATTTGGAAAAAGTACTTAACCATATAAATAAACAAGCATCTGATGCCGTTTTAATTGGCACGGGTGACTTATTTGAATGTACCATCAGTAAAAGGTATATAACTGAACATAAATACAGCAGTCTGTCTGAAGTGATGTTGATCCCTGATGGTTTTGTGGAATTGCTTACTTTTCCTTCTGTTGCCGGGAATCAGGAAGAACGAATTTTGCTGATTACTGAAACGGATGACGCTTTGCTGCAAAAGTTATCCGAGATGCCGGAGAAAATTGAACTTGAAGAGGCTGAAGTAATCCACGGACATCAATGGACATGGGGCGGGGAACCGTGGGCCTTATTGAAGGCAGAAACAGTGCGGCCGTTGACGTTTTATGGGCATAGCCATAAATCGGGTTTGACACAGAGCGGAAAAGAAGAAGATGTGCAGTTCGAACATCCGTATAAAATTGGTGAAGGACAAACGCTTGTCAATGTTGGTGCGGTTGTGAATGATCGGGAATGGGTTTTATACGACAGCACCCATAATACCGTGACCTTCATGAAAGCGGAATAA
- a CDS encoding ribonuclease HI family protein — MIELYVDGASAGNPGKSGIGIYIKGEGAQVKLSEPIEPTNNHTAEFIALLRGMEEAAKLTTGIVSARSDSKAVVSAVENEFVKNELHKGYLNEILSIAKTFEFFFIKWIPDAENRAADALAREAIHQQTDS, encoded by the coding sequence ATGATTGAATTATACGTAGATGGCGCAAGCGCCGGTAACCCTGGAAAAAGCGGCATCGGGATTTATATCAAAGGAGAAGGAGCGCAAGTAAAGCTATCCGAACCGATTGAACCGACCAATAATCATACAGCAGAATTCATCGCACTACTGCGCGGCATGGAAGAAGCAGCGAAGTTGACGACCGGTATCGTTTCAGCTCGCTCAGATTCAAAAGCAGTCGTTTCCGCAGTTGAAAATGAATTTGTGAAAAACGAGCTTCATAAAGGATATTTGAATGAAATCCTGTCGATTGCGAAGACCTTCGAATTCTTCTTCATCAAATGGATTCCGGATGCTGAAAACCGTGCAGCTGACGCCCTCGCAAGAGAAGCAATCCATCAGCAAACTGATTCCTGA
- a CDS encoding zinc-finger domain-containing protein has protein sequence MDKLTIMNEINEVLDTYCEGCFVKRQQVKDIGKTSAHQFCIRTCTIGEQLQFLGNEMNKLTK, from the coding sequence ATGGATAAATTAACGATCATGAATGAAATCAATGAAGTGCTTGATACGTATTGTGAAGGATGTTTTGTGAAAAGGCAACAGGTGAAGGATATTGGGAAGACGTCCGCACATCAATTTTGCATTCGGACCTGTACGATAGGGGAACAACTGCAATTCTTAGGGAATGAAATGAATAAATTGACAAAATAA
- a CDS encoding cold shock domain-containing protein, which yields MYQGKVKWFSNEKGYGFIETDNGEDVFVHYTGIMSEGFKTLDEGQTVSFEIIEGNRGPQAANVLSIS from the coding sequence ATGTACCAAGGTAAAGTAAAATGGTTTAGCAACGAAAAAGGATATGGTTTTATCGAAACCGACAATGGCGAAGATGTATTTGTACACTACACTGGTATTATGTCAGAGGGGTTCAAGACATTGGATGAAGGCCAGACCGTCTCCTTCGAAATCATTGAAGGCAACCGTGGTCCCCAAGCGGCAAATGTCTTAAGTATTAGCTAA
- a CDS encoding HD domain-containing protein, whose product MEKFIERCTEQVIGIYEQFDASHDFDHILRVMRNAEMIARTLPEADMAIVRLAALLHDVDDPKYKTESGVSVKELLHSSGVDADMTKRILETIKSVSFNGGNEEEIVSIEGAILRDADRLDAIGAIGIARTFAFGGARGRKLYDANEIARTNMSESEYRSKNTSSVTHFYEKLLLLKDLMVTEEGKRLADERHKFMLGFLEQLKREVGI is encoded by the coding sequence ATGGAAAAGTTTATTGAAAGATGTACGGAGCAAGTGATTGGAATATATGAGCAGTTTGATGCGAGTCATGATTTTGATCATATCTTACGAGTAATGAGAAATGCGGAGATGATTGCGAGGACATTGCCGGAGGCTGATATGGCGATTGTGAGGCTTGCAGCTCTTCTTCATGATGTGGATGATCCAAAATATAAAACGGAAAGTGGCGTGTCCGTAAAGGAATTGTTGCATTCATCGGGTGTAGATGCTGATATGACGAAGCGGATCTTGGAAACGATTAAGAGTGTTTCATTCAATGGTGGAAATGAGGAAGAGATCGTTTCGATTGAAGGGGCCATTTTGAGGGATGCGGATCGCCTTGATGCCATTGGAGCAATTGGGATTGCAAGGACTTTTGCTTTCGGGGGCGCAAGAGGGAGGAAACTGTATGATGCGAATGAAATAGCAAGGACGAATATGTCTGAATCGGAATATCGTTCCAAAAACACATCTTCCGTCACTCATTTTTATGAGAAGCTTTTATTATTAAAAGACCTCATGGTTACAGAGGAAGGGAAAAGGCTGGCGGACGAGCGGCATAAGTTCATGCTTGGTTTCCTTGAGCAGTTGAAGAGAGAAGTGGGGATTTAA
- a CDS encoding transcription repressor NadR, with protein MNGNEKMPGEERRELILATLQNADRPMTGKELGELTNVSRQVIVGDITLLKAKNEPIIATSQGYMYMHAPVGPGKIERTLVCHHAPEQTEEELNILVDHGLTVKDVKIEHPVYGDLSASIMVSNRQEVKEFIRQVQEANAVYLSKLAEEGIHLHTVIAETEQQIEKAEIALKQAGILVE; from the coding sequence TTGAACGGAAATGAAAAAATGCCCGGAGAAGAACGCCGGGAACTAATTTTGGCTACATTACAAAATGCAGATAGACCAATGACCGGAAAAGAACTTGGGGAATTGACAAATGTCAGCCGCCAAGTCATCGTTGGAGATATCACTTTATTGAAGGCTAAAAACGAACCAATCATCGCAACAAGCCAAGGCTATATGTATATGCATGCCCCAGTCGGACCTGGAAAAATCGAGAGGACACTTGTCTGTCACCACGCTCCGGAGCAGACTGAAGAAGAATTGAATATTCTTGTCGACCACGGCCTAACGGTGAAAGACGTAAAAATAGAACATCCTGTTTACGGTGACTTAAGTGCATCAATCATGGTGTCAAACAGGCAGGAAGTAAAAGAATTCATCCGCCAAGTCCAGGAGGCAAATGCTGTATATTTATCGAAGTTAGCGGAAGAGGGCATTCACCTTCATACAGTTATCGCGGAAACTGAACAGCAAATCGAAAAAGCAGAAATCGCATTAAAACAAGCGGGTATCCTCGTTGAATGA
- the menC gene encoding o-succinylbenzoate synthase: MLIKKVTVRKMKMRMKEPFATSFGTMQDKQFLLLEVEDEMGNAGWGESVAFDAPWYTEETVETNLHMIRDFLIPILLGNEIDHPDEVSALFSPIRKNNMAKAAIEGAVWDLYAKRKGIPLAEALGGNRQRIEVGISIGIQENLERLIEKVQGYLDEGYKRIKVKIKPGADIDVIRRLREAFPNIPLMADANSAYSLDDIDLLKQLDEFDLLMIEQPLAYDDIVDHAVLQKELKTPICLDESILSLEDVRKAVEMGSTKVINVKIGRVGGLSEARRIHDYCMENGIPVWCGGMLEAGIGRAHNIALTSLPNFIFPGDTAGSSRYWEKDIIEPEVVVEDGFITISNAPGIGYSPDFDAIDEFTTDIWHFE; this comes from the coding sequence ATGCTAATTAAAAAAGTAACCGTTCGTAAAATGAAAATGAGAATGAAGGAACCTTTTGCAACGAGCTTCGGAACGATGCAGGACAAGCAGTTTTTATTGCTTGAAGTCGAAGATGAAATGGGGAATGCCGGCTGGGGGGAGTCAGTTGCTTTCGATGCCCCGTGGTATACAGAAGAAACAGTTGAGACGAATTTACATATGATCCGCGATTTTCTTATTCCGATCCTGCTTGGGAATGAAATTGACCATCCGGACGAGGTAAGTGCTCTATTTTCTCCTATCCGGAAAAATAATATGGCGAAGGCAGCTATTGAGGGTGCTGTCTGGGATCTTTATGCAAAGCGGAAGGGAATCCCGTTGGCTGAGGCTTTAGGCGGAAATCGACAGCGGATTGAAGTCGGAATCAGTATAGGCATCCAAGAAAACTTGGAACGTTTAATCGAAAAAGTACAAGGTTATTTGGATGAAGGGTATAAACGGATTAAAGTGAAAATCAAACCGGGTGCCGATATTGATGTAATTCGTCGGTTGAGGGAAGCTTTTCCGAATATCCCACTTATGGCAGACGCCAATTCGGCATATTCGTTGGACGATATCGATCTACTGAAGCAGTTAGATGAATTTGACCTTCTAATGATTGAGCAGCCGCTCGCTTATGATGATATAGTCGATCATGCTGTCTTACAAAAGGAGCTTAAAACACCGATTTGTCTTGACGAAAGTATTCTTTCATTGGAAGATGTGCGGAAGGCGGTTGAGATGGGGAGTACAAAAGTCATCAATGTGAAAATCGGAAGGGTTGGCGGCCTATCGGAGGCAAGAAGAATTCATGATTATTGCATGGAAAACGGAATTCCTGTCTGGTGCGGGGGGATGCTTGAAGCTGGAATCGGTCGAGCACATAATATCGCTTTGACGTCACTACCGAATTTTATCTTTCCGGGAGACACTGCGGGCTCTTCCCGTTATTGGGAAAAGGATATCATTGAGCCGGAAGTGGTTGTGGAGGATGGTTTTATAACCATATCGAATGCTCCTGGAATTGGCTATTCACCTGATTTTGATGCTATTGATGAATTTACTACTGATATCTGGCATTTTGAATAG
- a CDS encoding DUF6612 family protein produces the protein MKKIINALAVSSMLLLLAACSYTGKAQNVMSAGDLLDKSQEAMETSLKSVQSHIVYDETEVTVKDGDLENPERAGVKFDMSTVAFLDPVKVHTETKVTPRGTAPWNMDVYQVDDRVFVTDDKNNKWDELSFGSIAEVFGTLVSGVNPIVDLSKFKEFEDDFILQPIDYGYALKLSLDRNQLKQFKEIFPDIGSSQEGFDMVDRLDIVITFNNRTLYVTGFTMSSYIKTYKDSNSYRSQQKLNATYSYFNDAENFELPKEVKDLTSK, from the coding sequence GTGAAAAAAATAATTAACGCTCTCGCGGTAAGCTCTATGCTGCTTCTGCTTGCTGCTTGTAGCTATACGGGAAAGGCCCAGAATGTAATGTCGGCCGGAGATTTATTAGATAAATCGCAAGAGGCGATGGAAACGTCTTTGAAATCTGTCCAATCGCATATCGTCTATGACGAAACGGAAGTAACTGTTAAAGATGGTGATCTGGAGAATCCAGAAAGGGCCGGTGTCAAATTCGATATGAGCACGGTTGCCTTCCTTGACCCTGTAAAGGTTCATACAGAGACGAAGGTTACTCCGCGTGGCACAGCGCCATGGAATATGGATGTTTACCAAGTTGACGACCGTGTGTTTGTAACAGACGACAAAAATAACAAATGGGATGAACTATCTTTCGGCTCAATTGCTGAAGTGTTCGGCACGCTTGTATCTGGCGTCAACCCTATCGTTGACCTATCCAAGTTCAAAGAGTTCGAGGATGACTTCATTCTTCAACCAATCGATTATGGCTATGCCTTGAAATTATCATTGGACCGTAATCAGCTAAAGCAATTTAAGGAGATTTTCCCTGATATCGGTTCCAGTCAAGAAGGGTTTGACATGGTTGACAGATTGGATATTGTCATTACATTCAATAACCGTACTCTTTACGTAACCGGCTTTACAATGTCTTCTTATATAAAGACATACAAAGACAGCAATTCGTACAGGTCCCAACAGAAGTTGAATGCCACTTATAGTTATTTCAACGACGCAGAGAACTTTGAATTGCCGAAGGAAGTTAAGGATCTGACATCTAAATAA
- a CDS encoding UV damage repair protein UvrX codes for MYTDLPDRKIVCLDMRSFYASCAAVMEGLDVMDTPIAIIGNKERKGGIVLAASPALKKEFGVQTGMRLYEIPDDPSIRLIEPKMQFYIDVSMEIARLLNRYVPKEAIHVYSVDESFIDLGGTERLWGPPEETVQRIQDQLVDQFQLRSACGMGPNMLMSKLALDLDAKKTGFARWTYEDIPSRLWPVAPLSRMWGIGSRLEKTLNNMGIFSVGDLAHTPLERLEQKFGVMGNQLYHHAHGIDLSDLGAPLVEGQISFGKGQILYRDYTKREDILTVILEMCEDVALRAREAGKAGRTVHLSIGYSKNSLGGGFGRSRSMHEATNDTMAIYRLCTKLLDEFHDGRPVRRIAISLANLENEYAMQLSLFDQHKWRNRQLGKAMDSLRKKYGSTAILRAVSYTDAGTAVHRSKLIGGHYK; via the coding sequence ATGTATACTGATTTGCCGGACCGGAAAATTGTATGCCTTGATATGCGGAGTTTTTACGCCAGCTGTGCGGCGGTGATGGAAGGGCTTGATGTCATGGATACGCCGATTGCCATCATCGGCAATAAGGAGCGGAAGGGAGGCATTGTCCTCGCTGCTTCTCCCGCCTTGAAAAAGGAATTCGGTGTGCAGACGGGGATGCGGCTTTATGAAATCCCGGATGACCCATCCATACGGCTGATTGAGCCAAAAATGCAGTTTTATATCGATGTTTCAATGGAAATTGCCAGACTCTTGAACCGCTATGTACCGAAAGAGGCAATCCATGTCTATTCTGTCGATGAAAGCTTCATTGACCTTGGGGGAACCGAGCGGCTCTGGGGGCCTCCGGAAGAGACAGTTCAACGGATACAAGACCAGCTTGTCGATCAGTTCCAGTTGAGGTCGGCATGCGGAATGGGGCCGAATATGCTGATGTCGAAATTGGCCCTTGACCTCGACGCCAAGAAGACTGGTTTCGCCCGCTGGACGTATGAAGATATTCCATCAAGGCTTTGGCCAGTTGCACCGCTAAGCCGCATGTGGGGAATCGGCAGCAGACTCGAAAAGACATTAAATAACATGGGAATCTTCTCGGTCGGGGATTTGGCGCATACTCCTCTTGAACGGTTGGAACAGAAATTCGGCGTCATGGGAAACCAATTGTACCACCACGCTCACGGTATCGATCTATCTGATCTTGGCGCTCCTCTTGTCGAAGGACAAATCAGCTTCGGGAAAGGGCAAATCCTCTATCGTGATTATACGAAGCGGGAAGATATTCTGACAGTCATTCTTGAGATGTGCGAAGATGTCGCATTACGGGCAAGGGAAGCGGGCAAAGCGGGGCGCACGGTCCATTTATCCATCGGTTACTCGAAAAATTCACTTGGCGGCGGCTTCGGTCGATCCCGTTCAATGCACGAAGCGACAAATGACACAATGGCAATCTACCGACTTTGCACAAAGCTTTTAGACGAATTCCATGATGGCCGTCCCGTCAGGCGCATCGCCATCAGTTTGGCAAATTTGGAAAACGAATATGCCATGCAACTCAGCCTTTTTGATCAACATAAATGGCGCAACCGCCAACTTGGAAAGGCAATGGACTCATTGCGTAAAAAATACGGCTCCACAGCCATATTGCGTGCAGTATCCTACACAGACGCAGGAACAGCCGTCCATCGATCGAAGCTGATAGGCGGGCACTACAAATAA
- a CDS encoding YolD-like family protein, giving the protein MIRDRGRIKWTAMMLPEHVEQLRDWQKEDQHQLRQHPDEQQMEEWNYRIQEAIEKNRPITVHYWQDKRILTAGGIVSKIDILEGMFQLTSQANQTHQIPFVNLKSISDFE; this is encoded by the coding sequence ATGATCCGTGACCGAGGACGTATCAAATGGACTGCAATGATGCTTCCGGAACATGTCGAACAGCTACGGGACTGGCAAAAGGAAGATCAACATCAACTAAGGCAACATCCCGACGAACAACAAATGGAAGAATGGAACTATCGGATACAGGAGGCAATCGAAAAAAATCGACCGATCACCGTTCACTATTGGCAAGATAAAAGAATACTGACAGCGGGCGGGATTGTCAGCAAAATCGATATACTTGAGGGCATGTTTCAATTGACTTCCCAAGCAAATCAAACACACCAAATTCCATTTGTCAACCTAAAAAGTATTTCAGATTTCGAATAA